Proteins co-encoded in one Perca flavescens isolate YP-PL-M2 chromosome 11, PFLA_1.0, whole genome shotgun sequence genomic window:
- the LOC114563613 gene encoding trace amine-associated receptor 13c-like, whose product METRQDSELCFPQLLNTSCRKPMQHRAETIFLYILLSCISLLTVALNLLVIISISHFRQLQSPTNLIILSLAVSDFLIGLLLMPVRTLLIGGCWVLGSLTCGFFYYASSILTSASVGNMVLISVDRYVAICDPLCYLTKVTQNRVKVCVCLCWACSVFYNVVILMDFLKHPDRYNSCYGECVVVINFVTGAVDVMLTFVGPIAVIIVLYMRVFVVAVSQARAMRSHIAAVTLQDSVTVTAKKSEKKAARTLGVVVVVFLICFCPYFYPSIAGQDLSTSVDFSIFGVWLLYCNSCLNPIVYAFFYPWFRRSIKLIITLQILQPDSCDANIL is encoded by the exons ATGGAGACTCGGCAAGACTCTGAACTCTGCTTTCCACAACTACTCAACACCTCCTGCAGGAAGCCAATGCAACATCGCGCTGAGACCATATTTCTTTACATTCTGCTGTCTTGCATCTCTTTGCTCACTGTGGCTCTCAACCTGCTGGTCATCATCTCCATCTCCCACTTCAG GCAGCTCCAGAGCCCTACCAACCTGATCATTCTGTCACTGGCGGTCTCAGACTTCCTCATTGGCCTCCTGCTTATGCCGGTTCGAACTCTCCTTATAGGGGGCTGCTGGGTTTTGGGCAGCTTGACATGTGGATTTTTTTACTATGCCTCTTCTATCCTTACATCTGCCTCAGTAGGAAACATGGTGCTCATATCAGTTGACAGATATGTTGCCATTTGTGACCCTTTGTGCTACCTCACCAAAGTCACTCAGAATAGAGTTaaagtctgtgtttgtctgtgttgggCCTGTTCTGTGTTCTACAATGTGGTGATACTGATGGACTTTCTAAAACATCCAGATCGATACAATTCCTGCTATGGAGAGTGTGTAGTTGTAATTAACTTCGTAACAGGAGCTGTTGATGTCATGTTGACCTTTGTTGGCCCCATTGCTGTTATCATAGTtctgtatatgagagtatttgTGGTGGCTGTATCTCAGGCTCGAGCCATGAGGTCTCATATTGCAGCTGTTACACTCCAGGATTCGGTTACTGTAACCGCAAAGAAATCAGAGAAAAAAGCTGCCAGGACTCTTGGTGTTGTCGTGGTTGTGTTTCTAATATGTTTCTGTCCTTATTTTTATCCCTCTATCGCGGGCCAGGACTTGTCAACCAGTGTGGATTTTTCAATTTTTGGGGTCTGGCTACTTTATTGTAACTCCTGTCTAAATCCAATAGTATATGCATTTTTCTACCCATGGTTTAGAAGATCTATTAAACTAATTATTACACTTCAGATACTGCAGCCTGATTCCTGTGATGCCAACATACTGTAG